The Rhododendron vialii isolate Sample 1 chromosome 8a, ASM3025357v1 genome has a window encoding:
- the LOC131336484 gene encoding protein NRT1/ PTR FAMILY 2.11-like, producing MGDVKEVTTRDEPEYRGVKAMPFVIGNETFEKLGTIGTSSNLLVYLTSVFNMKTITATNIVNVFNGTCNFGTLLGAFLSDTYFGRYKTLGFASISSFLGMLVLTLTAAISNLHPPSCGSADANACAAPTGWQMTFLLIAFALLVVGASGIRPCNLAFGADQFNPNTESGKRGTTSFFNWYYFTYTFAMMVSLTVIVYVQSNNGWALGLAIPTFLMFLSCAFFFVGTRMYVMVIPTGSPLTSVVQVLVAAIKKRKVELPEQPSVSLYNHFPTISINSKLVYTDQFRFLNKAAIVTSKDQIKRDGSARNPWRLCSIQQVEEMKCLLRIIPIWAAGIVYYVSIVQQQTYVVFQALQSDRRLGNTGFQIPAASYIVFTMLCLTIWIPIYDRTIVPILRKLTKREDGITTLQKIGIGMGIAIATMIVSAVVERYRRDLALSKPTLGIEPRKGAISSMSGLWLVAQLSLAGLSEAFTIIGQVEFYYKQFPENMRSIGGSFLSLGLALSSYLSSFLVSTVHSVTEGDGRGNWLAEDLNKGRLDYFYYLTAGLEVLNLAYFLVCANWYKYKGDSANTFGAPLEEMQSEKHPV from the exons ATGGGAGACGTTAAGGAAGTGACCACAAGAGATGAGCCAGAGTACAGAGGAGTAAAAGCCATGCCCTTCGTTATAG GAAATGAGACCTTTGAGAAGTTGGGAACAATTGGGACGTCATCCAATCTGCTGGTATACCTCACAAGTGTGTTCAACATGAAGACAATCACAGCAACAAACATAGTCAACGTCTTCAATGGTACTTGCAACTTTGGAACCCTGCTCGGAGCTTTCCTCTCCGACACTTACTTCGGCCGCTATAAAACTCTCGGATTCGCTTCCATATCCTCCTTCTTG GGGATGCTCGTACTGACACTCACGGCAGCAATCTCAAACCTTCACCCTCCCTCCTGCGGATCAGCTGACGCTAACGCATGTGCTGCCCCAACAGGATGGCAGATGACTTTCCTCCTGATTGCTTTTGCCCTACTGGTAGTCGGCGCGAGCGGAATCCGACCGTGCAACCTAGCCTTCGGAGCAGACCAGTTCAACCCGAACACAGAGTCAGGGAAGAGGGGAACCACCAGCTTCTTCAACTGGTACTACTTCACCTACACTTTCGCCATGATGGTTTCTCTAACGGTCATCGTCTACGTACAGTCGAACAACGGTTGGGCTCTGGGACTGGCTATTCCGACGTTCCTCATGTTCCTGTCTTGCGCCTTCTTCTTCGTTGGCACGAGAATGTATGTCATGGTGATTCCCACAGGGAGTCCCTTGACGAGTGTAGTGCAGGTTTTAGTTGCTGCAATCAAGAAGCGGAAGGTGGAGTTGCCGGAACAACCGTCGGTCTCCCTTTACAATCATTTTCCTACTATATCGATCAACTCGAAGCTCGTTTACACAGACCAATTCAG ATTTCTCAACAAAGCAGCAATCGTCACCTCTAAAGACCAAATCAAGCGCGATGGATCAGCCCGAAATCCATGGAGGCTCTGCAGTATTCAACAAGTGGAAGAAATGAAATGCCTGTTGAGGATAATACCCATATGGGCAGCAGGGATCGTGTACTACGTCTCGATAGTTCAACAGCAGACCTACGTAGTATTCCAAGCCCTACAGTCCGACAGGCGTTTAGGCAACACTGGTTTCCAAATCCCAGCAGCATCCTATATTGTCTTCACCATGTTATGCCTCACGATATGGATCCCTATCTACGACCGCACCATAGTCCCAATCCTCCGTAAGCTCACCAAAAGAGAAGACGGGATcacaaccctccaaaaaataggCATCGGAATGGGAATCGCTATAGCCACTATGATCGTATCAGCCGTAGTAGAAAGGTATAGGAGGGACTTAGCCCTTTCTAAGCCAACATTAGGGATTGAGCCAAGAAAAGGGGCTATTTCTTCCATGTCAGGGCTATGGTTAGTGGCTCAGTTGTCACTAGCAGGACTGTCTGAAGCTTTTACGATTATTGGACAAGTTGAATTCTATTACAAGCAGTTTCCGGAGAACATGAGAAGCATCGGTGGGTCATTCTTGTCCCTTGGGTTGGCGTTGTCGAGTTATTTGAGTAGCTTCCTGGTGTCGACGGTGCACAGCGTAACAGAGGGAGATGGAAGAGGAAATTGGCTGGCAGAAGATCTTAACAAGGGGAGATTGGACTACTTTTACTACCTCACTGCTGGTCTAGAGGTCTTAAACTTGGCCTACTTCCTGGTGTGTGCCAACTGGTACAAGTACAAAGGAGACAGTGCCAACACCTTTGGCGCGCCCCTTGAAGAAATGCAGTCCGAGAAACATCCTGTTTGA
- the LOC131336482 gene encoding protein NRT1/ PTR FAMILY 2.11-like, protein MEKNENKTMEKNDKAITTDEPEVNYRGVKAMPFIIGNETFEKLGAIGTLANLLVYLTTVFNMKSITATTIVNVFNGTTNFATLLGAYLCDTYFGRYKTLGFASVASFLGLLVIALTDAIKQLHPPHCTSEDESACIGPTAGQMAFLLFGFALMVVGAGGIRPCNLAFGADQFNPNTESGKRGINSFFNWYFFTLTFAMMVSLTLIVYVQSDVSWVIGLAIPTAFMFISCVLFFVGTKIYVIVKPEGSPLTSLVQVIVAAVKKRWLPLPEQPWLSLFNYTPPKSINSKLPYTQQFRFLDKAAIMTPDDQMNPDGSSADPWRLCSVQQVEEMKCVLRVIPIWASAIVYFVAIVQQNTYVVFQALQSDRRLGNINFKIPAASFPVFNMLTLTIFLPIYDRILVPMLRRLTGKEGGITILQRMGVGIALSALVSLVAALVENHRRTLSLTKPTLGIEPQRGAISSMSGLWLVPQVSLAGLAEGFTAIGQVEFYYKQFPENMRSFAGSFFFCGMAASSYLSGFLVSIVHHTTKGNETGDWLPEDLNKGRLENFYYMIAALGAVNMGYFLVCSRWYRYKGTGGGTVATEMEEKDLYKPIV, encoded by the exons ATGGAGAAGAATGAGAACAAAACCATGGAAAAGAATGACAAAGCCATTACAACTGATGAGCCTGAGGTTAACTACAGAGGAGTGAAAGCCATGCCGTTCATTATCG GAAATGAGACATTTGAGAAGCTGGGAGCCATTGGCACCTTGGCAAATCTCTTGGTCTATCTCACTACAGTCTTCAACATGAAAAGCATCACAGCTACAACTATTGTCAATGTCTTCAATGGTACCACCAACTTTGCTACCTTACTAGGAGCTTACCTTTGTGACACTTACTTCGGTCGGTACAAGACACTCGGATTCGCATCAGTCGCGTCTTTTCTG GGATTGCTTGTAATAGCACTAACAGATGCAATCAAGCAGCTGCATCCTCCCCACTGCACGTCGGAAGACGAAAGCGCATGCATCGGCCCAACGGCAGGGCAAATGGCATTTCTGCTATTCGGTTTCGCACTAATGGTGGTGGGAGCCGGTGGCATCCGTCCGTGTAACCTAGCCTTCGGAGCCGACCAATTCAACCCAAACACCGAATCTGGGAAAAGGGGAATCAATAGCTTCTTCAATTGGTACTTCTTCACGTTGACTTTTGCCATGATGGTTTCACTTACCCTCATCGTCTACGTCCAATCTGACGTGAGCTGGGTTATAGGACTAGCAATTCCTACGGCCTTTATGTTCATTTCGTGTGTACTCTTCTTCGTGGGGACGAAGATATACGTGATCGTGAAGCCAGAGGGCAGTCCTCTTACAAGTCTAGTGCAGGTCATAGTTGCTGCAGTTAAGAAGAGGTGGTTACCACTGCCAGAGCAACCGTGGCTCTCCCTTTTCAACTATACGCCCCCCAAGTCAATCAATTCGAAGCTTCCTTACACACAACAATTCAG ATTCCTGGACAAGGCAGCGATAATGACACCCGACGACCAAATGAACCCGGATGGATCATCCGCCGACCCATGGAGACTATGCAGTGTGCAGCAAGTGGAGGAAATGAAATGTGTACTAAGGGTCATCCCTATCTGGGCTTCAGCCATTGTGTACTTCGTCGCCATAGTCCAACAGAATACCTATGTCGTCTTCCAAGCACTTCAATCCGACAGACGCCTTGGAAATATTAACTTCAAAATCCCTGCCGCAAGTTTCCCTGTCTTCAACATGCTGACCCTCACTATCTTTTTACCCATCTACGATCGAATCTTGGTCCCTATGCTCAGAAGGCTCACGGGAAAAGAAGGCGGAATCACAATACTCCAAAGGATGGGCGTTGGCATAGCCCTTTCGGCGCTTGTTTCACTAGTCGCCGCCTTGGTTGAGAATCATAGGAGGACTTTGTCTCTTACGAAGCCAACCCTTGGAATTGAACCACAAAGAGGTGCCATTTCTTCAATGTCGGGTCTATGGTTGGTTCCTCAGGTCTCACTAGCTGGACTTGCTGAGGGATTTACGGCCATCGGACAAGTAGAGTTCTACTACAAGCAATTTCCGGAAAACATGAGAAGTTTTGCCGggtctttcttcttttgtggcaTGGCAGCGTCTAGCTATTTGAGTGGTTTCTTGGTGTCGATAGTTCACCATACGACAAAAGGGAATGAAACGGGAGACTGGCTACCAGAAGATCTTAACAAAGGGAGGTTGGAGAACTTCTATTACATGATTGCTGCTCTTGGCGCGGTAAATATGGGCTACTTTCTGGTGTGCTCTAGGTGGTATAGGTACAAAGGGACCGGAGGCGGTACTGTCGCAACAGAAATGGAAGAAAAGGATCTTTATAAACCTATTGTTTGA